GTGATCGCGCAGGTCCGCTTGCATCGCCGCTCATCCGGCGGCCTGAGGATGATGTTGACTTCATAGTGACAGATCTGTCAAGATGACATATATGGTCATGATGAAAAGATCCGACGCGCCACGTCGGTCAGGAGAGTGGAATGGCTGAAGGCCCCTATGACGTGATTCAGATCGGTTACGGCCCGGTGAGCGAGTCGCTCGCCCTGATGCTGGGCCGCAAGGGAAGGTCGGTCGCGGTGTGCGAGCGCTGGACATCGCGATACCCGCTGCCGCGCGCCGTCTGTGTCGATCACGAGCTGTACCGGGTGCTGGCGGCGAACGGGATGGGCGATGTCCTGCCCTCGGTGACGCATGCCGGGCCCCTCTACCAATGGTTCAATGCCGACTGGAAGGAACTGCTGGTCATCGATTGGCAGAAGGCCTCCATTTCGGGCGGTCCCGAGGTGAATTTCGTCCACCAGCCCACGCTTGAAGGTGCGCTCGATGCGATGGTGCAGCAGCAGAAGGGGGTGGAGCTTCACCTCGGCTGGGAGGCGGTCGCGGTCACGCAGGATGAGGCGCTGGCGCATGTGACGCTGCGCCATCTGGAAAGCGGCGAGGAGAAGGTGCTGTCCGCGCGCTATGTGGTGGGATGCGATGGCGCCAATTCGCTGGTGCGCACCGCCATCGGCGGCGCGCGTGAGGATCGCGGCTTTCAGGCGGACTGGCTGGTGATCGATGTGCTGCTGAAAGATGGCGTGACGGTCGAGGGGCTGGGGCTGCCCGGCGCGGGCCAATATTGCAATCCGGCGCGGCCCACCACCATCGTGCCCGCAGGTGTGCGTGAGGGCCGCCTGTTCCGGCGGTGGGAGTTCATGCGGCTGCCGCATGAAACGGTCGAGCAACTGGAGGATGAGGCCTATGTCTGGGAGCTGCTCAAGCCATGGGCGGGGCCGGACGAGGTCGAGCTGGTCCGTCACAAGGTCTACAATTTCCGGTCGCTGATTGCGTCGCGCTGGCGCGATGGGCGGTTGCTGATCGCGGGCGATGCCGCGCATGTCATGCCGCCTTTCATGGGGCAGGGCATGTGCGCAGGGATGCGCGACGCCTGGAATCTGGCGTGGAAGCTGGAGCTGGTGCTGTCGGGCGTGGCGGATGACCTGCTGCTCGACACCTATCAGGCCGAGCGGATGCCTCATGTCAGCCAGATCACCGATATGGCGATCTTCCTCGGCAAGATCATCTGCATCCCCGATCCGGAGGAGGCTGCCGCCCGCGACCGTGCCTTTCTGGGCGGCAATGCCCCGCCGCTGCCGCCGTTCCCCAAGCTGGATCACGGGCTGCTGTTCCGGCCCAATGGCGCGGCGCTGCAAGCGGGGGCGGGGCTGCTCTCGCCACATGGCACCCTTGCGCAGGATGGCAGGCATGCGCGCCTCGACGATCTGACGGAGGCCGGGAGCGGCTTCCTCGTGATCGCGCGGGGCTTCGATCCCGAGTCCTCCGTCGGCCCTGTGCGCGACACGCTGGCCCTCGCCGGGCTGCGATGCCTTCAGATCGGGGCGGGCCATGCCACCGATGTCGATGGCCGGATCGAGGCCTTCCTCGATGCGCAGGGCTGGAACGCGATGATCATCCGCCCCGATTTCTACGTCTACGGCGGCGCCATCGGGGCGGGCGATCTTTCCGCATTGGCCGGGGCGCTCGCGGATGATCTGCGCGCGCATGGCCTCCATGCATCCGCCACCACATCTCTTGAGCATAAGGAAAATGTATGAAACTCGCGCGTTTTGCCGTCGGTGACGGCGTCCATCTCGGTCTGGTCGATGGCGACCGGATTGCCGATCTGACCGCCGCAGGCCTGCCCTTTGCAACCATGCTCGCCCTGATCGAGGCGGGAGAGGCCGGTCTCGATGCTGTGCGCAAGGTGGCCGGGAATGCGCCTTCCACGCCGCTGGCGCAGGTGGCGCTGCTGGCCCCTATCGAAAAGCCCGGCAAATATCTCGCGATCGGCATGAACTACCAGAAGCATCTGGAAGAGGCCGACAAGCTTGGCGTGGCCCGCGCGAAGCATCAGGTATGGTTCAACAAGCAGACCACCTGCCTCTCCGGCCCTTTCGACGCCATCGAGCCCGGTGTGACCGAGAAGCTGGACTATGAAGTCGAACTCGGGGTGGTGATCGGTCGGCGCGCCAAGGGTGTGACGCCGCAAGACGCGCTGGCCCATATCTTCGGTTATTTCGTGGCCAATGATGTTTCGGCCCGCGACTGGCAGTTCCATTCGCCGACCTTCACCATGGGCAAGTCGTTCGATACGCATGGGCCGATCGGCCCCTGGATCGTTACGGCGGATGAGGTGGCCGATCCTCAGGCGCTCGATCTGCGCTGTCTGGTGAATGGCGAGGTGCGTCAGGCCAACAACACGGCGAACATGCTGCACCGGATCGATGCGCAGATCTCCTATCTCTCGACGGCCTTCACGCTGGAGCCGGGCGATCTGATCGCCACCGGCACGCCCGAGGGCGTCGGCGTGGGCATGGAGCCGCCGACCTTCCTCAAGAGCGGCGATGTGGTGCGCTGCGAGGTCGAGGGCATCGGCGTCATCGAAAATCGCGTGGCCTGAGCCCGCTGCTGGCGGCGGTGCAAGTGCCGCCGCCAGCCAACAATGGAGAGGATAAAGATATGGCAGTTCTGGGAATGCTGTCGCTTACGCTGGAGGTGCCGAACATCGATGAAGGGGTTCGCTTCTACAGCGATGCCGGGCTGATCTCTGCCGTTGAGGGCGATGTCGCCCGCCTGCGTTGCGAAGGGCAGGCGCGGGAATCGATCACCTTGCTGGGCGGTTTCGCATCGAAGCGCCTGCACCATGTCGCGCTGCGGGCGGAGGATCTGGAGGCGATCGCCGAGCGCGTTCCCCGCTTCGGTGGCCGTGTCATGGCCGCGCCCGCAGGCTTTCCCGCCAGCGGCCTGTGGGTCGAGGACCCTCATGGCATGCTGCTCCATCTGGTCGAACACCCCTGCGATCCGCCGCTTGAAGGCGGCCCCGCTTTCGAGATCAACGCGCCCGGGCGTATCCTGCGCAAGCGGCGGTCGGCAATGCTGCCGACAGGGGCCTATGGCGCCGTCCATCCGCTCCGGCTGGGCCATGTTCTCGTCTTTTCGCCGGATGTGCCTGCCAGCGTGCGCTTTGTGACCGAGGCGCTGGGCATGGGGCTGGCCGACCGGTCGCAGGATGTCATCGCCTTCTGCTGCGCGCGCAAGGAAAGCGAGCATCATGTGCTGGCCTTCGCCAAATCGCCGGGCGTGGGCTTCCACCATGCCAGCTTTCAGGTGAACGATCCTGATGAGGTTGGCCGTGGCGGTCGCGCGCTGGCCGGGAAGATGGGCAAGGGGGACTGGGGCTTTGGGCGCCACACGGTGGGCTCCAACTTCTTCCACTATATTCAGGACCCCTGGGGCAGCTGGTTCGAATATTATTCCGACATGGATTACATCGACGATTACGCGCTATGGACCCCGACCAACTATGCGCTGGAAGACAGTCTGGCGAATTGGGGGCCATCGGTGCCCGGCGATTTCGTCCATAATTACGAGATTGCGCGGTTGGACGCTTGAAAACAGAAAGCCATCGCAACGTCCATCAGCACACCATCAGAGACCTGTCACCTGCATGACGATGTGACCGGCACAGCCGGGCTGATGGACGATGCGGCGCATGCGACCCGCGCGCATAGGGGCACCGGCTGCTATGTCCCGAATCGCTCGATCAGGGCCAGAAAGGCTGTGATCGACACCGCCTCAAGCTCTGGCATGCGGTGTTCGAAGGGTTTTTCATGCCCGGCGAACATCGTCAGCCCCTCCATCGAGGCGGAGATGAACAGCGCCATGGCCGAGCGTTGCTCGACCGAGAGGTCCGGCCGCATTTCCTCGATGATATCGTTGAGCGACACGCGCGCCCGCGCATAGAGTTCCTGCACACGCTCCAGCACGAAGCTGTCATGGTTGGACAGCGCCCAGAGTTCGGGGAACAGCCGTGTCGTCTTCTTGGTGCGGATGTCTTCCAGCACCATCTGGCACAATTCGGCCAGACGTTCGGCGGGGGGCGTGCCGCGCCGATGGGTGATCTTGTCGAACTCGATCTCATAGGCGCGGATCACCGCATCCAGCAGATCGCGCACCAGATCGTCCTTGGTGGTGAAGTGATAGGTCAGATTGCCCATCTTCAGCCCGCAGGCGGCGGCCACGCGGCGCATGCTCAGCGCCTGATAGCCTTCCTCGATCAGCAGGCCGAGCGCGGCGCGCAGAATCATTTCCCTTGTCTCATGCCCCTTGCTGTAGCCGCCCTCACGCTCGGGCAGCACCAGGTCGCGGACGGCGAAGGCGATAAGATTGCCTGTCTTGTCAGTCACTTGAAAAACCTCAGCTCAGAAATATCGAAAATATGACACTCGACAAAATTATGTCCATTGACAAGTTTTTAGAAATGACCCCAAATCACACCTGTCACGACCTAACATGAGGTTGGGCGGACAGGGAGAGAATGATGCGCAGAGGGTCTTTTATGGCCGCGCTTCTGCTGGGCGCGGCATGCGTGCTTCCGGCGGCGGCCCATGCGGCGACAGCTCCGGCGCCATTGGCTGAAGAGCCGATCCCCGCCGTCACCACCTTGCCGCAAAACTGGCCGGCAAGCTGGCTGCTGGTCCATGATCTGAACTTTGCCTCGATCATCGACGGCAAGCTGGCGATTGTCGACACGCATGATACGGTGCAGCCGCTGAAAGGGCTGGTGCGGGCCTCGCAATTCGCCAGTTCGCAGATTTCGCCCGCCAACCATGAGATCTACACGGCGGAAACCTTCTACACCCGCCTGACGCGCGGCGAGCGCACCGATGCCATCACCATCTGGGATATGGCCACGCTGCAGCCCAAGGGCGAGATCGTGCTGCCCGGCGGCAAGCGCCAGCTTTCCGTCACCTATCGCAACATCTTCCAGCTGATCAACCATGACAGCTGGGCGCTGGTGGCCAATTTCACCCCGGCGCAATCGGTGACGGTGGTCGATCTGGCGGGACGCAAACTGCTGGGAGAGATCGATCTTCCCGGTTGCAGCCATATCTATCCCACGGGGGAGCGCGGCTTCACCTCCTTCTGTCAGGATGGCTCGCTGATCAGCATTCAGCTCGATGCCGCGGGTAAGGTGCAGTCGTCCAAGACGCTGACCAATGTGCAGGATATCGACCGCCAGCCCCATTTCCAGATCCCCGCGATGATCGGCAAGGTGGCGTGGTTCGTCAGCTATCACGGTCAGCTCAAGGGCTTCGATCTTTCGGGACCGGTCGCCGTGCCTCTGCCCAGACTGGCCAATGTCGGCACGGCAGAGGGTGGCGCGCCGGAATGGCGGCCCGGTGGCTGGCAGGTGATCGCCTCGGACGGCACTTCGGACGGCAAGGGCCTGCTCTATGTGCTGATGAGCCCCAACGGCAAGGAGGGCAGCCACAAGGATGGCGGCACGGAGGTCTGGGTGGTCGATCCCGTGGCGGGCAAGCGGGTGAGCCGGATCGCGCTGGGCGGGGTCTTTTCCTCCATCGCTATGACGCATGAGGCCCAGCCCCGGCTGGTGGCCGCCAGCGCCGATGGGCTGATCGATATCTTCGACCCCGCGACGGGGCAGAAGGTGCATTCGCTGGGGCGCACCACGGCGGCCAATCCCACCCTTCTCACGCCGGTGCCGTGATGCAGGCGCTGAGCTTCTTCCTGGCGCTGGTGCTGGGTGCGGCCTGCCTGCACAAATGGACCGAGCGCGACAGGCTGATCGCCGCCACCGCCACGCTGACCGGCGTGGGGCTGCGCGAGGCGCCCTTCCTGCTGCTGGTCGCAGGCCTGTGGGAAGCGCTGGCGGCGATCACGCTGCTGGTGCCGGGCCTGACGCAGATCGGCGCGGTGGCCGGGGCTGCCCTCTGGACGCTTTATGCTGCGGCTCTGTGGCGGCGGCGCGGCCAGCGGATCGACTGCGGCTGCGACTTTATGCGCCGCGACAAGCCGGTCTCGACAGGCGCGATCCTGCGGCCTGTGGTGCTGGCGGCGGTGGCCGTGATGGTCGCCCTGCTGCCCGCCGGCGCCTTCAGCCCGGACCTGATCTTCGCCGCGCTGGGCTTTGCCGCCCTGTGGTTCGCCGCGGGCGAATTTCTTTCCCTTCCTCTTGTTGCGAGGGCCCGATGATGTTGATGGTGTCGCAAATTCTGCTCTGGATCGCTGTCATCGTGCTGGCCGTGCTGGTCGCGGCACTGGTGCGGCAGGTGGGCGTGCTGCATGAGCGGATCGCTCCTGCCGGCGCGCTGACCTTGCACCAGAAGGTCTCCGTGGGTGAAAAGCCCACCGCCTTGACGCTCGATACGCTGGACGGCGGGCGGATCACCGTCGGCGGCGGCGGCGCGCGAAGCCAGCTGGTGTTCTTCGCCTCACCCGATTGCCCGGTGTGCAAGGTGTTGCTGCCGATCGTGCGCTCCGCCGCGCGGGCCGAAAGCGACTGGCTCGACATCGTGCTGGCCGGGGACGGCAGTGCGGGGGCCTATCGCCGCCTCGTTGCCGATCATGGGCTGGAGGGCGTGCCGCTGGTGCTGTCCGAAGCCTTGGGCCGGGCCTTTGGCGTCTCCAAACTGCCCTATGCCGTGCTGATCGATGAAGAGGGTCGCCTCGCCTCGCTCGGCCTCATCAACAACCGCGAGCATCTCGAAAGCCTGTTCGAGGCCAAGGAACGCGGCGTCGCCTCCATTCAGGACTTTCTCGCACGCCGTCAGGGGGGAGCGGAATAATGCCGATCTTCGACAGTTGGACCGAAAAAGCCGCGCGCAAGGTGGCGCAAGGCGTCTCGCGCCGGGGCACGCTGGCCCGGCTGGGCGCGGCGATCACCGGAGCCGCCATCATTCCCGCTCTGCCGGTGTCGCGCGCTTCTGCCGCGCCGCATGGCGCGGGGGAGGCCCGCCCGCCGATCGCCTCGGCGCTGGCCAATGATCCGGGCAACCGCGCAAGCTGCGATTACTGGCGCTATTGCGCGATCGACGGCTTCCTGTGTTCCTGTTGCGGCGGCTCGGTCAGCACCTGCCCGCCCGGGACGGAGATGTCGCCGATCACCTGGATCGGCACCTGCACCAATCCGGGCGACGGGCGCGCCTATGTCATCAGCTACAATGATTGCTGCGGCACCACCTCTTGCGGCCACTGCCTGTGCAACCGCAATGAGGGCGACCGCCCGCAGGTGCGCCCGCAATCGAACAATGATTACAACTGGTGCCTTGGCACGCAGAGCAGCGTCTACAATTGCTCGACCGCCGTGATCATCGGCACGGCAGGTGAGAAATGAGGGGCGCGCTGTTCCTGCCGCTTGCCCTGTTGGCAAGCCCGGCTCTGGCGCAATCCGCGCCGGATGGGGCGCAGATCTTTACCCGCTGCGCCGCCTGCCATACGGCGACGGGCGCGGGCGTGCCGGGTGCCTTCCCGCCGCTGCAGAGCGATTTCCGCAATCTGGCCACCAAGGCTGAAGGGCGGCGCTATCTGGCGCTGGCGGTGATCAAGGGGCTTTCGGGCGCGATCACCGTGCAGGGCAAGCCCTATCGCGGCTTTATGCCCGCCCAACCGCTCGACGATGCTGCGGTGGCGGGCGTGCTGAACCATGTCGGTGCGAAGATCGCCACCAGCGGCCCCGCCTTCAAAAGCTTTACCCCCGCCGAGGTTGCAGCGGCACGGGCCGGTGGAGCGAAGCTGAGCGTCGCCGATGTTGCCAAGCTGCATGAGGGTGCGGGCGGGCAATGATCGCGCGCACCCTCATCCTACCGCTGGCGGGCCTGCTGCTCCTTGCGGCGGGGCGGGGAGGAGCGCAAAACACGCCCGGGGCGGATGCCGCTGCCGCTCATGTCGATTACATGCTGAAATGTCAGGGTTGCCACCGGCCAGACGGCACGGGCGATATGCGCTCCACCCCGCCGCTGGCCGGGGAAGTGGCGCGGTTTCTGGCCGTGCCGGGCGGGCGGGAGTTTCTGGGTCAGGTGCCCGGGGTGGCCACCACCGATCTGGATGATGTGCGGCTGGCCCGGCTGCTGAACTGGACGCTCTATCGCTTCGATGCAGGCCATCTGCCGAAGGATTTCAAACCTTACACCGCGCAGGAGATCGGGAGACTGCGCGCCACACCGCTGCGGCTTGAGCGCGTGGCGGTACGAGACAAGCTTCTGAAACACATGAATGGGACGGCCAGGTAGCTGATCCCATCGCTGGGGGAGTGGTATCATGACCAAGGGAGTCAGTTTCGCATCCGGCCTGTCGAGGATCGCCTTTGCAGCCGCCATGGCGGTGCTGCCGGGTGTGGCGATGGCGCAGGATGCCCCGCCGGCGGCGCCGGTGCCGAAAGCGCCTGAAACGGGCGAGATCGTCGTCACGGCGGCCAAGCGCGCGGAAAATGTGCAGGCGGTGCCGATCTCCATTTCCGCGATTGGCGGCGATGCGCTGAGCAAGGCGCGCGTGACCAGCGTGGACAGTCTGGTGACCAAGGTCGCCAACCTGCAGCTGACCTCCATCGTGGGGGACAACACGCCGATCTTCTCGCTGCGCGGCGTGTCGATGTCGGACTACAGCCTCAATCAGGCCAGTCCCGTCGCGACCTATTACGATGAAGTCTACAAGGGCAATTTCGCGCTGCTGGGCGTGGCGATGTATGATCTGGAGCGGGTGGAAGTGTTGCGCGGGCCGCAGGGCACGCTTTATGGCAAGAACACCACCGGCGGCGCGGTCAACATCATCAGCAAGACTGCGAAACTGGGCGAGACCAGCGGTGATTTCAGCGTTGGCTACGGCAATTACAACCGCGTCGATCTGAACGGTGCGATCAATGTTCCGCTGGGCGACAAGCTGGCGGTGCGCGTGGCGGGCACCTTCGCCCATGCCGATGGCTGGTTCAAGAATGTCGTGCCCGGCATGCCCGATCTGGCCGAGACGCGCGAATATGCCTTCCGCGGGACGATGGTGTTCAAGCCCAGCGACGGGGTCAAATTCACCCTGCGTGCCTCGACCAGCTTTCAGAACCCCTACAATTACGGCATCTATGCTCAGCCCGAAGCGGTGAATCGACCCGGCCTCTCGCAGCGCCAGATCGCCTCCGACATTTCGCAGCGCAGGCATGCGCGCACGACCTCGGTCTCGCTGACGGCCAACATCGATGTGACGGACAAGCTGGCATTGACCAGCATCACCTCATGGGACAAGGGTTCGCTGTCTTTCTATGAGGACACCGATGGCACCGCCGCCAAGACGCTCGAAATCCCCTATGTCGATCGCGCCGAGCAGGTGGCTCAGGATCTGCGCCTGACCAGCAATTTCGGCGGACCTTTCGAATTCATCTTCGGCCTCTATTACAACCGCGAGAAGGTCTACAACCAGACCACCTTCGAAATCGGCAATGATGTTGATGTGAATGGTGATGGTGTTATAAATTATCTGGACTGCGCGGAAGGTCTGCCGGTGGCCTGCAAGGTGCGCAACCAGTTCGATCAGGTGAAGAAGAGTTACGCCGCCTACAGCGATCTGAAATACAAGCTTTCGGACAGTTTCACCCTGCGTGGCGGTCTGCGCTTCACCCATGACACAGGATCGCAGACAGGTTTTTCGTCCAATGCTTACGGCGTGGACGATGTGCTGGTGGCCAATCTGATTCCGCTGTCTGCCCTCTATTATTCGAATGACAATTGGTCGGGCAAGGTTGGCTTCGACTACAAGATTGCCCCCGATCATCTTTTCTACGCCAGCTTCAGCAAGGGTTATCGCGCGCCCAGCTTCAATGCTCAGGCATTCTTTTCGCCTGCTGAACTGAGTGTGGCACGGCCAGAAAAGGTCACATCCTATGAAATTGGCCTGAAGAACCAGTTTGCCAACCGCCGGATCACGCTGAACCTTGCCTCCTTCTATTACGATTATCGCAATCAGCAATTCATCAACGTTGATCCGAGCAGCGCCGCGCAGACGCTGCTCAACATCCCCAAGTCGCGCATCTTCGGCGGCGAGGCCGATCTGACGGTGCGCGCATCGCGCGCCCTCTCCTTCCGCGCCGGCATGGGACTGCTCTCGACGAAAATCCTTGAAGGCACGGTCAGCGGCACCGATGTCGCAGGGCACCGGCTGGCCAATGCCCCGTCTTTCACCTTCAACGCGGGCATCGATCTGACGCTGCTGGATGGCGACAAAGGCAAGCTCTCCTTCCATCCCGACATCGCTTACCAGTCCGCCCAATATTTCGAGGTGCTCAACATCCCCCGCCTGCGCCAGAAGCCCTATGCGCTGGTGGGTGGCCACATCGATTACGAGACGAAGGACGGGCGCTGGACCGCCTCGCTCTGGGCCAAGAATCTGGCCAACACCTTCTACTTCACCTCGCGGGTCGATCTGCTGGCAGGTTTTGGCTTTGATTATAACCATATCGGGAATCCGCGCACATTCGGCGGCACAATCGGGTATAAGTTCTAAACACAGGAGAGAGTCGATGTCCGACTACAGACTGCTGATCGGCGGAGAGCTTCTGGAGGGCGATGACACGCTGGAGGTCATCAACCCGGCGCTGGGCGAGGCCTTTGTCACCGTGCCGCGCGCCTCGGCGCGGCAGGCTGATGCGGCCATTGCCGCGGCCAAATCGGCTTTTCCCGGCTGGGCGGCCACCACGCTGGAGGCGCGCCGCGCCCATCTGCTGCGTCTGGCCGATGCCATCGCTCAAGATGCCGACCGTCTCGCCCGCATCCTCACGCAGGAACAGGGCAAGCCGCTGGCCGAAGCGCAGGGCGAAGTCGCGTGGACCGAGGGCTATCTGCGTCATTACGCCACGCTGGAGCTGCCAGACCGCGTCATTCAGGACGATGCCAGCGGCTACATCGCAGTGAAGCACAAGCCGCTGGGCGTGGTGGTGGGCATCATCGCCTGGAACTTCCCGCTGCTGGTCGCCTGCTGGAAGATCGGCCCGGCGGTGCTGGCGGGCAATGCCATCGTGCTGAAACCCGCGCCGACCACGCCTGTCTCCGCTCTGGCGCTGGGGGCCTTGTGCCGCGATATCTTCCCGGCAGGCGTGGTCAACATCATCACCGATGCCAATGATCTGGGGGCGCATCTCACCGCGCACCCCGATGTCGCCAAGATCGGCTTTACCGGCTCGACCGCCACCGGCAAGCGCATCGCCGCCAGCAGCGCGGACACGCTGAAACGCGTGACGCTGGAGCTGGGCGGCAATGATCCGGCCATCGTGCTGGAGGATGTCGACATCCGCGAGACGGCGCAGGCGATCTTCAACGGCGCCTTTCTGAACGCAGGGCAAGTCTGCCTCGCCATCAAGCGCGCCTATGTGCATCAGGCGATCTATGATGCCATGTGCGCCGAACTGGCACGGCTGGCCGAGGAGGCCATCGTCGATGATGGGCTGAAGCAGGGCACCCAGATCGGCCCTATCCAGAACAAGGCGCAATTCGAAAAGGTGCAAGGCTTCCTCGAAGCGGCCAAGCGCGACGGCAAGGTCATCGCGGGCGGCGCGGCGATGGAGCGCGCGGGCTATTTCATCCGCCCCACCATCGTGCGCGATGTGCGCGATGGCGACCAGATTGTCGATGAGGAACAGTTCGGCCCCGTGCTGCCGGTGATCCCCTTCTCCGATGTCGAGGAGGTGATCGCCCGCGCCAATGCCAGCGATTACGGGCTGGGCGGATCGGTGTGGTCCAGCGATGTGGAGAAAGCGGCAGACATCGCCGCGCGGATCGAAAGCGGGCAGGTCTGGGTCAACCAGCATATCGCCATCGGGCCGCATATCCCCATGGCGGGGTTCAAGAATTCCGGCCTCGGCGTCGAGCAGGCGAGCGAGGGCCTTGCCGAATACACCCAACTTCAGGTCATCAACGTAAAGCGGTGAACATGCTGTCGATCACGCAAGGACCAACCGATGTTCCGCTGCTGGAAACCACCATTGGCGAGGCCTTGTCGCTGGCGGCGGTGCGCTGGGGGGACGGGCTGGCGCTCGTCTCCCGCCATCAGGGCATTCGCTGGACTTGGGCCGAACTGAACCATCAGGCCGAGCGTGTGGCCTGCGGTCTGCTCGCGCATGGCATCGGCAAGGGCGACCGGGTGGGGATCTGGTCGCCCAATTGCGCGGAATGGACGGTGATCCAGTTCGCCACCGCCAAGATCGGCGCCATTCTGGTGAACATCAACCCGGCCTATCGCAGCGGGGAGGCGCACTATGCGCTGGGCAAGGTGGGATGCCGCGCTTTGGTCACCGCGCCCTCGTTCAAATCCAGCGATTATATCGCCATGCTGCGCGAGATCGACCGCGCCACCCTGCCCGATCTGCGCCTGCTGGTCTCACTAGGGGAGGAAGCGCACGAAGGTTTCCTGCCCTGGTCCGAATTGGGCGCCGATGTGGATGCCGAGGCCCTGGCGCAGATCGCCGTCACGCTCGACCGGCACGATGCGATCAACATCCAGTTCACCAGCGGCACCACCGGCTTTCCCAAGGGCGCGACACTCACCCACCGCAACATCCTCAACAATGGCTATTTCGCCGGGCGCAACATGCGGCTCACCCCGCAGGACCGCATCTGCATTCCGGTGCCGCTCTACCATTGCTTCGGCATGGTGCTGGGCAATCTGGCCGCGCTGACCAGCGGGGCGGCGATGATCTATCCCGGCCCGGCCTACGATCCCGCTCTGGTGCTGCAAGCCGTGACGGCGGAGCGCTGCACCGCGCTGCATGGCGTGCCGACGATGCTGATCACCATCCTCAACCACCCCGATCTGGAGCGCAGCGATGTCTCCACCCTGCGCACCGGCATCATGGCGGGCGCACTATGCCCCCGCGCGATGATGGAGCGCATCATCGAACATCTCAACATGCGCGAGGTGACCATCGGCTATGGCATGACCGAGACCAGCCCGCTCACCACCCAGACGCTGGCCGATGAGGGGATCGAGGAAAGGGTCTCCACCGTGGGGCGGGTGCATCACCATGCTCAGGCCAAGGTGATCGGCCCGGATGGGCAAACGCTGGAGGTTGGCCAGCAGGGCGAATATTGCTCACGCGGCTATGCCGTGATGCAGGGCTATTGGGGCGATCCGGCCAAGACTGCCGAGGCCATCGATGCTGAAGGCTGGATGCATTCCGGCGATCTGGCGGTGATGGATGAGCGCGGCTTTGTCCGCATCACCGGGCGCATCAAGGATATGATCATCCGCGGCGGCGAGAACATCTATCCCAAGGAAATCGAGGAATTCCTCCTTTCGCATCCCGATATCGTCGATGCTCAGGTCTTCGGCGTCAGCGATGACACATTCGGTGAGGAGGTCTGCGCCTGGGTCATCGCGCGGGATGGCGGCACTCTGCAGGACAGTGATGTCATCGCTCACTGCAAGGGCCGGATCGCGCATTACAAGGTGCCACGCTATGTCCGCATTGTGGAGGTTTTCCCCATGACGGTGACCGGCAAGGCCCAGAAGTTCGAGATGCGCAAGATCATGGAATGTGCGCTGCGTGGGGGCGATTGACCGTGGCTGATCTGCCTTTGCATTACGATCCGCAAGGCCTGTCTGCCCTGCTCGACACGATGTTCCATCCGGAAGCGCGGAGGCGCT
The Novosphingobium terrae DNA segment above includes these coding regions:
- a CDS encoding thioredoxin domain-containing protein; this translates as MLMVSQILLWIAVIVLAVLVAALVRQVGVLHERIAPAGALTLHQKVSVGEKPTALTLDTLDGGRITVGGGGARSQLVFFASPDCPVCKVLLPIVRSAARAESDWLDIVLAGDGSAGAYRRLVADHGLEGVPLVLSEALGRAFGVSKLPYAVLIDEEGRLASLGLINNREHLESLFEAKERGVASIQDFLARRQGGAE
- a CDS encoding methylamine dehydrogenase light chain encodes the protein MPIFDSWTEKAARKVAQGVSRRGTLARLGAAITGAAIIPALPVSRASAAPHGAGEARPPIASALANDPGNRASCDYWRYCAIDGFLCSCCGGSVSTCPPGTEMSPITWIGTCTNPGDGRAYVISYNDCCGTTSCGHCLCNRNEGDRPQVRPQSNNDYNWCLGTQSSVYNCSTAVIIGTAGEK
- a CDS encoding c-type cytochrome, which gives rise to MRGALFLPLALLASPALAQSAPDGAQIFTRCAACHTATGAGVPGAFPPLQSDFRNLATKAEGRRYLALAVIKGLSGAITVQGKPYRGFMPAQPLDDAAVAGVLNHVGAKIATSGPAFKSFTPAEVAAARAGGAKLSVADVAKLHEGAGGQ
- a CDS encoding cytochrome c family protein; this translates as MIARTLILPLAGLLLLAAGRGGAQNTPGADAAAAHVDYMLKCQGCHRPDGTGDMRSTPPLAGEVARFLAVPGGREFLGQVPGVATTDLDDVRLARLLNWTLYRFDAGHLPKDFKPYTAQEIGRLRATPLRLERVAVRDKLLKHMNGTAR
- a CDS encoding TonB-dependent receptor; its protein translation is MTKGVSFASGLSRIAFAAAMAVLPGVAMAQDAPPAAPVPKAPETGEIVVTAAKRAENVQAVPISISAIGGDALSKARVTSVDSLVTKVANLQLTSIVGDNTPIFSLRGVSMSDYSLNQASPVATYYDEVYKGNFALLGVAMYDLERVEVLRGPQGTLYGKNTTGGAVNIISKTAKLGETSGDFSVGYGNYNRVDLNGAINVPLGDKLAVRVAGTFAHADGWFKNVVPGMPDLAETREYAFRGTMVFKPSDGVKFTLRASTSFQNPYNYGIYAQPEAVNRPGLSQRQIASDISQRRHARTTSVSLTANIDVTDKLALTSITSWDKGSLSFYEDTDGTAAKTLEIPYVDRAEQVAQDLRLTSNFGGPFEFIFGLYYNREKVYNQTTFEIGNDVDVNGDGVINYLDCAEGLPVACKVRNQFDQVKKSYAAYSDLKYKLSDSFTLRGGLRFTHDTGSQTGFSSNAYGVDDVLVANLIPLSALYYSNDNWSGKVGFDYKIAPDHLFYASFSKGYRAPSFNAQAFFSPAELSVARPEKVTSYEIGLKNQFANRRITLNLASFYYDYRNQQFINVDPSSAAQTLLNIPKSRIFGGEADLTVRASRALSFRAGMGLLSTKILEGTVSGTDVAGHRLANAPSFTFNAGIDLTLLDGDKGKLSFHPDIAYQSAQYFEVLNIPRLRQKPYALVGGHIDYETKDGRWTASLWAKNLANTFYFTSRVDLLAGFGFDYNHIGNPRTFGGTIGYKF
- a CDS encoding aldehyde dehydrogenase family protein; this encodes MSDYRLLIGGELLEGDDTLEVINPALGEAFVTVPRASARQADAAIAAAKSAFPGWAATTLEARRAHLLRLADAIAQDADRLARILTQEQGKPLAEAQGEVAWTEGYLRHYATLELPDRVIQDDASGYIAVKHKPLGVVVGIIAWNFPLLVACWKIGPAVLAGNAIVLKPAPTTPVSALALGALCRDIFPAGVVNIITDANDLGAHLTAHPDVAKIGFTGSTATGKRIAASSADTLKRVTLELGGNDPAIVLEDVDIRETAQAIFNGAFLNAGQVCLAIKRAYVHQAIYDAMCAELARLAEEAIVDDGLKQGTQIGPIQNKAQFEKVQGFLEAAKRDGKVIAGGAAMERAGYFIRPTIVRDVRDGDQIVDEEQFGPVLPVIPFSDVEEVIARANASDYGLGGSVWSSDVEKAADIAARIESGQVWVNQHIAIGPHIPMAGFKNSGLGVEQASEGLAEYTQLQVINVKR